From a region of the Pieris brassicae chromosome 13, ilPieBrab1.1, whole genome shotgun sequence genome:
- the LOC123717872 gene encoding uncharacterized protein LOC123717872: protein MRISFILTMASAIFLTSFLIYLHTYICYGQQNFFNHQNFKKQHSVSGTQTNKSIYPNNDGKPQLQQLLNSQNQPENFESMQPMTQLQPVAQTVNQNTPAYPVTCNHAGAAPGSMDIPQQAVPNYVHQVSRPTPLYQQPQFAIQQRPAAQPTQHYNPPIQNYLAPAIVMETPQFPPSSARPFYGYDGFKNGAPSYPQYVPMIPPYPSYPVNTVITDHGSQSSSLKTLLPIILNLLKDKNNCNCRSCECNCSKSTSGYCKKYPLSDDGPDIELSEEIETIRHVREPKKAGKLKNEIPASAEVESLESREDSHEE from the exons ATGCGCATTTCATTTATCTTAACCATGGCGTCTGCCATTTTTTTAACATCGTTTCTTATATATCTACACACATAT atcTGCTATGGACAACAGAACTTTTTCAATCACCAAAACTTCAAGAAACAGCACAGCGTATCTGGCACACAGACAAATAAGTCTATCTATCCAAATAATGATGGAAAACCGCAACTCCAGCAGTTGCTTAACTCGCAAAACCAACCGGAGAATTTTGAATCTATGCAACCCATGACGCAATTACAGCCTGTGGCACAAACTGTTAATCAGAACACACCAGCATACCCAGTAACGTGCAATCACGCTGGAGCTGCTCCTGGATCTATGGATATACCTCAGCAAGCGGTTCCAAATTATGTCCATCAGGTCTCTAGACCCACACCGTTATATCAACAGCCCCAGTTTGCTATTCAACAACGACCTGCCGCTCAACCAACACAACATTACAATCCACCAATCCAGAATTACTTGGCACCAGCCATTGTCATGGAAACGCCACAATTTCCACCATCTTCCGCGAGACCATTCTACGGGTATGACGGTTTCAAAAATGGTGCTCCCTCATACCCTCAGTACGTCCCAATGATACCACCATACCCAAGTTATCCAGTCAATACAGTTATAACCGATCATGGATCACAATCGTCAAGTCTTAAAACACTTCTTCCAAtcattcttaatttattaaaggataaaaacaattgtaattGTAGATCGTGTGAGTGTAATTGTTCCAAAAGTACTAGTGGATATTGCAAGAAATATCCCCTTAGTGATGATGGACCAGATATAGAACTGTCAGAGGAGATAGAAACTATTAGACATGTCAGAGAACCAAAAAAGGCTGggaaattgaaaaatgaaatCCCCGCTAGCGCAGAAGTTGAGTCATTGGAGTCTCGTGAGGATAGTCACGAagagtaa
- the LOC123717871 gene encoding extensin-like: MGSSFNWTILYLGLIVWGGVVQCQSCAGQTYQVDKNRDPNSGSSRSQLMNTLLTVAAANGVLPDLLPVIQPSLSESKDTPKTLNLIQLSPSQRPQEPPVGKPVAPSNQPIVTPLRASPYPYYNIPLQTTFTPRLTPSNVVPASQAVESPYQVQPSAGIQAIPATWQANRSDWLQDPPMPANLQITPPAFIANERKEEAPAPFPIDYDSLPVNLQINLPSQNPPQITVVSASPTRAPEASPSPYPYHPPIIIDRGDSLNSILPIMLVALIANDRDNCGCNCCCPCSKNVVPIPYPVPFPVNSPVVANSRSDKSSNDDDKKR, encoded by the exons ATGGGCAGTTCATTCAATTGGACAATATTGTATCTCGGTTTAATTGTTTGGGgt GGCGTAGTTCAATGTCAGAGCTGCGCAGGACAAACGTATCAAGTTGACAAAAATCGGGATCCAAACTCTGGTTCATCAAGATCTCAATTGATGAATACGCTTTTAACAGTTGCTGCTGCAAATGGAGTGTTACCCGATTTGTTACCAGTCATCCAGCCATCACTATCTGAATCCAAGGATACGCCGAAAACGTTGAATTTGATACAACTGTCACCGAGCCAGAGACCTCAAGAGCCACCAGTTGGGAAACCGGTGGCACCGAGTAATCAACCAATTGTGACACCATTAAGAGCCTCGCCATATCCATATTACAATATACCACTCCAGACGACATTCACGCCTAGACTGACACCATCCAATGTGGTTCCAGCATCTCAGGCTGTAGAAAGTCCATACCAAGTTCAACCAAGCGCAGGTATTCAAGCAATACCCGCGACCTGGCAAGCGAACAGATCTGATTGGCTTCAAGACCCACCCATGCCTGCAAATCTGCAAATAACACCACCTGCATTCATAGCAAACGAGAGAAAAGAAGAAGCTCCAGCACCGTTTCCAATTGATTATGATTCTCTACCCGTGAACTTGCAAATCAATTTACCGTCTCAGAACCCCCCTCAAATAACTGTCGTTTCTGCGTCTCCTACTCGTGCACCAGAGGCTTCGCCAAGTCCTTATCCATACCACCCACCTATCATTATCGACAGAGGAGACTCTTTAAACTCCATATTGCCAATAATGTTGGTCGCCTTGATAGCCAACGACAGAGATAATTGTGGGTGCAACTGCTGCTGTCCCTGCTCCAAGAATGTGGTGCCTATACCATACCCTGTTCCATTCCCCGTAAACAGTCCTGTTGTAGCAAATTCTAGATCGGATAAATCTAGCAATGATGACGACAAAAAAAGATag